A single region of the Musa acuminata AAA Group cultivar baxijiao chromosome BXJ1-11, Cavendish_Baxijiao_AAA, whole genome shotgun sequence genome encodes:
- the LOC135597622 gene encoding uncharacterized protein LOC135597622 — MEAVALAVAFLLVSAAGAVQYEATNNAAGTPGGTRFDNEIGLEYSKQVLATASSFIWTTFDQQSEADRKDVSLITLIVETMDGVAYTSSDTIHLSADYVAGYNGDVRTEVVGVLYHEDTHVWQWDGRGAANGGLIEGIADYVRLKAGYAPSHWVQPGGGDRWDQGYDVTARFLDYCNDLKSGFVAQLNAKMKDGYSDDFFVDLLGKTVDQLWSDYKAKYGG; from the coding sequence ATGGAAGCAGTAGCGTTGGCAGTGGCTTTTCTGTTGGTCTCGGCGGCCGGCGCCGTTCAGTACGAGGCCACCAACAACGCGGCGGGCACCCCCGGCGGCACCCGCTTCGACAACGAGATCGGGCTGGAGTACAGCAAGCAGGTGCTGGCCACCGCCTCCTCCTTCATCTGGACCACCTTCGACCAGCAGTCGGAGGCCGACCGCAAGGACGTCTCGCTCATCACCCTCATCGTCGAGACCATGGACGGCGTCGCCTACACCAGCAGCGACACCATCCACCTCAGCGCCGACTACGTCGCCGGATACAACGGCGACGTACGGACAGAGGTCGTGGGGGTGCTGTACCACGAGGACACGCACGTGTGGCAGTGGGACGGCCGCGGCGCCGCCAACGGGGGCCTCATCGAGGGCATCGCCGACTACGTGAGGCTGAAGGCCGGGTACGCGCCCAGCCACTGGGTTCAGCCCGGAGGCGGAGACCGGTGGGACCAGGGCTATGACGTCACGGCGCGGTTCCTCGACTACTGCAACGATCTCAAGAGCGGCTTCGTGGCGCAGCTGAACGCCAAGATGAAGGACGGATACAGCGACGACTTCTTCGTCGACCTCTTGGGGAAGACTGTGGACCAGCTTTGGAGCGACTACAAGGCCAAGTACGGCGGCTGA
- the LOC135597621 gene encoding probable metal-nicotianamine transporter YSL12 has product MDNNEKGVAEQEEGGEGTAVERAFEWQRVPPLREQLTARAMAVSFLLSVMFSVIVMKLNLTTGIIPSLNVAAGLLGFFFVKLWTKALQRAGLLRTPFTRQENTVIQASVTAASGLAFSGGFGSYLFGMSSVIAKQATKLNDSQNIKDPNLGWMIGFMFVVSFLGLFTLVPLRKIMIIDYKLIYPSGTATAYLINSFHTPQGEKLAGEQVGTLCKSFACSFLWGFFQWFYSAGKDCGFRAFPTFGLKAYENKFYFDFSATYVGVGMICPHIVNLSLLLGAILSWGIMWPLISNQKGHWYPADAPPDSLHGLQGYRVFTAVALILGDGLYNFLKVLRRTTSSFISAVLKGLPISDDERAPKNLAISFDDERRTEVFVRDRIPPWVAYGCYVVIATLSISTVPLIFPPLKWYHILVAHVFAPVAAFCNAYGFGLTDWSLVSTYGKLAIFVFGAWAGADHGGVLAGLAACGLMMIVVATASDLMQNFKTGYLTLASPRSMFASHVIGTAMGCVIAPCVFWLFYKAFDDIGSPGSQYPAPNAPIYRDMAILGIDGFSSLPKHCLSLFYLFFALAIAINLAKDVSPNRIARFIPIPMAMAIPFYIGASFAIDMCIGSVILYVWTKMNKGKASAFGPAVASGLICGDGMWGVPQGVLALAQVNPPMCMKFVHGE; this is encoded by the exons ATGGACAACAACGAGAAGGGAGTGGCAGagcaggaggagggaggagaggggACGGCGGTGGAGCGAGCGTTCGAGTGGCAGCGGGTGCCGCCGTTGCGGGAGCAGCTGACGGCGCGGGCGATGGCGGTGAGCTTCCTGCTCTCGGTCATGTTCAGCGTGATCGTGATGAAGCTGAACCTGACCACCGGCATCATCCCCTCCCTCAACGTCGCCGCCGGCCTACTCGGCTTCTTCTTCGTCAAGCTCTGGACCAAGGCCCTGCAGCGCGCCGGCCTCCTCCGCACCCCCTTCACCCGCCAGGAGAACACCGTCATCCAGGCCTCCGTCACCGCCGCCTCCGGCCTCGCCTTCAGCG GCGGCTTTGGAAGCTACCTGTTTGGCATGAGTTCAGTGATCGCCAAGCAAGCAACAAAATTAAATGATTCACAGAATATAAAGGACCCAAATTTAGGATGGATGATCGGGTTCATGTTTGTCGTCAGCTTTCTTGGGCTCTTTACTCTCGTTCCCCTCAGAAAG ATAATGATTATTGACTACAAGCTGATCTATCCAAGTGGCACTGCAACTGCGTACCTCATCAATAGCTTCCATACTCCTCAGGGTGAAAAGCTGGCCGG GGAACAAGTAGGGACGTTATGCAAGTCCTTTGCCTGTAGCTTCCTATGGGGATTCTTTCAGTGGTTTTATTCGGCTGGGAAAGACTGCGGATTCAGAGCATTCCCTACGTTCGGTCTTAAAGCTTATGAGAACAA GTTTTACTTCGATTTTTCTGCAACCTATGTTGGAGTTGGAATGATCTGCCCACATATTGTGAACCTATCTCTGCTCCTGGGAGCCATCCTTTCATGGGGAATCATGTGGCCTCTTATAAGCAATCAAAAGGGCCACTGGTATCCAGCAGATGCTCCACCAGACAGCCTCCATGGGTTGCAGGGTTACAGG GTCTTCACAGCCGTTGCCTTAATTCTAGGAGATGGCCTCTACAACTTCCTCAAGGTCTTACGTCGAACCACATCCTCCTTCATTTCTGCTGTGCTCAAAGGCCTACCCATCTCGGATGATGAACGTGCCCCGAAAAATCTTGCCATCTCATTTGATGATGAAAGGCGAACCGAGGTGTTCGTCAGAGATCGCATACCTCCGTGGGTAGCATATGGATGCTACGTCGTAATCGCCACCCTCTCCATTTCTACGGTTCCTCTCATCTTTCCTCCGCTCAAGTGGTACCATATCTTGGTCGCCCATGTCTTCGCCCCAGTAGCTGCTTTCTGCAATGCCTATGGCTTCGGCCTCACAGATTGGAGTCTGGTATCCACCTATGGGAAGCTTGCCATTTTCGTGTTTGGAGCTTGGGCAGGCGCCGACCATGGCGGTGTGCTTGCAGGCCTTGCGGCCTGCGGCCTCATGATGATTGTCGTCGCCACTGCTTCAGATCTCATGCAGAACTTCAAGACCGGATACCTAACACTAGCTTCTCCCAGGTCGATGTTCGCGAGCCACGTCATCGGCACTGCCATGGGTTGCGTGATCGCTCCCTGTGTTTTCTGGCTTTTCTACAAGGCCTTCGATGACATCGGCAGTCCCGGCAGTCAATACCCAGCACCTAATGCTCCCATCTACCGCGACATGGCGATCCTCGGAATTGATGGCTTCTCGTCACTTCCAAAGCACTGCCTCTCTCTCTTCTACTTGTTCTTCGCGCTCGCTATCGCCATCAACTTGGCGAAGGACGTGTCGCCCAACAGGATAGCAAGGTTTATCCCAATCCCAATGGCGATGGCTATACCTTTCTACATCGGAGCATCCTTCGCCATCGACATGTGCATCGGAAGCGTGATACTGTACGTGTGGACAAAGATGAACAAGGGCAAGGCGTCTGCATTTGGTCCTGCCGTGGCCTCCGGTTTGATCTGCGGCGATGGGATGTGGGGTGTCCCTCAAGGAGTGCTTGCTCTGGCTCAGGTGAATCCGCCAATGTGCATGAAGTTTGTCCATGGAGAATGA
- the LOC135597623 gene encoding probable metal-nicotianamine transporter YSL12, giving the protein MENEENGVEGRPAMENPKKEEEEGKGGEAVSVERTFERQRVPPWREQLTARALAVSFLLSVMFNVIVMKLNLTTGIIPSLNVAAGLLGFFFVKLWTKTLEHAGLLRTPFTRQENTVIQTSVVAAYGLAFSGGFGSYLFGMSSKIANQTTEANDSQNIKDPKLGWMIGFMFVVSFLGLFSLVPLREIMIIDYKLIYPSGTATAYLINGFHTPQGEKLAKKQVRTLGKFFVYSFLWGFFQWFYTAGDDCGFEAFPTFGIKAYANKFYFDFSATYVGVGMICPYIVNVSLLLGAILSWGLMWPLINNQKGHWYSADIPPSSLHSLQGYRVFLAVSLILGDGLYNILKVLHRTIYSFVSAARKRPTSSLPISDGGRAVTSPAASFDDKRRTEMFVKDQIPKWVAYVGYSAIAIVSIVTIPHLFPPLKWYHILVAYVFAPLLAFCNAYGCGLTDWNLASTYGKLAIFVFGAWAGAHHGGVLAGLAACGVMMSIVATASDLMQDFKTGYLTLASPRSMFVSQVIGTAMGCVIAPCVFWLFYKAFDDIGISGSQYPAPYALIYRNMAILGVDGFSSLPKHCLTLCYTFFALAIVINLARDTCPKKVARFIPIPMAMAIPFYIGTSFAIDMCLGSAILYVWGRINKAKSDAFGPAVASGLICGDGIWSLPQGVLALARVKPPICMKFLSRKMNNKVDAYIETLS; this is encoded by the exons ATGGAGAACGAAGAGAACGGGGTGGAGGGGCGGCCGGCGATGGAGAAcccaaagaaggaagaggaggaggggaagggggGAGAGGCGGTGTCGGTGGAACGGACGTTCGAGCGGCAGCGGGTGCCGCCGTGGCGGGAGCAACTGACGGCGCGGGCGCTGGCAGTGAGCTTCCTGCTCTCGGTCATGTTCAACGTGATCGTGATGAAGCTGAACCTGACCACCGGCATCATCCCCTCCCTCAACGTCGCCGCCGGCCTCCTCGGCTTCTTCTTCGTCAAGCTCTGGACCAAGACCCTGGAGCACGCCGGCCTCCTCCGCACCCCCTTCACCCGCCAGGAGAACACCGTCATCCAGACCTCCGTCGTCGCCGCCTACGGCCTCGCCTTCAGCG GTGGTTTTGGAAGTTACCTTTTTGGGATGAGCTCAAAGATCGCCAACCAGACAACAGAAGCAAATGATTCACAGAACATAAAGGACCCAAAATTAGGGTGGATGATCGGATTCATGTTTGTTGTTAGCTTTCTTGGACTGTTTTCTCTTGTGCCACTCAGAGAG ATAATGATCATCGACTACAAGCTGATCTATCCGAGTGGCACCGCAACTGCGTACCTCATCAATGGCTTCCATACTCCTCAGGGTGAAAAGCTGGCCAA GAAACAGGTGCGGACATTGGGCAAGTTCTTTGTCTACAGCTTCCTGTGGGGATTCTTCCAGTGGTTCTACACAGCTGGTGATGACTGCGGATTCGAAGCTTTTCCTACCTTCGGCATCAAAGCTTATGCGAACAA GTTTTACTTCGATTTCTCTGCTACTTACGTTGGAGTTGGAATGATCTGCCCGTATATAGTGAACGTATCTCTGCTTCTGGGAGCGATCCTTTCATGGGGACTCATGTGGCCTCTCATAAACAACCAGAAGGGCCACTGGTATTCTGCGGATATCCCACCGAGCAGCCTCCATAGCTTGCAAGGTTACAGG GTGTTCTTAGCCGTCTCCTTGATTCTTGGAGATGGCCTCTACAACATCCTCAAGGTCCTGCATCGAACTATATACTCGTTTGTTTCCGCTGCGCGGAAACGCCCAACGAGCTCTCTTCCCATCTCGGACGGTGGCCGTGCTGTAACGAGTCCGGCAGCTTCGTTCGACGACAAGAGGCGAACCGAGATGTTCGTTAAAGATCAGATCCCGAAGTGGGTGGCATATGTAGGCTACAGCGCCATTGCCATCGTCTCCATAGTTACGATTCCTCACCTCTTTCCTCCGCTCAAGTGGTACCATATCTTGGTCGCCTATGTGTTCGCCCCATTGCTGGCTTTCTGCAACGCCTATGGCTGTGGCCTCACCGATTGGAATCTGGCGTCCACCTACGGCAAGCTTGCCATATTCGTGTTTGGAGCTTGGGCAGGAGCTCACCATGGCGGCGTGCTTGCAGGCCTTGCGGCCTGCGGCGTCATGATGAGCATCGTTGCCACTGCCTCAGACCTCATGCAGGACTTCAAGACCGGATACCTGACACTAGCTTCTCCCAGGTCAATGTTCGTGAGCCAAGTCATCGGCACTGCCATGGGCTGTGTGATCGCGCCGTGCGTTTTCTGGCTCTTCTACAAGGCGTTCGACGACATCGGCATCTCCGGCAGTCAATACCCAGCGCCTTACGCTCTCATCTACCGCAACATGGCGATACTTGGAGTTGATGGCTTCTCCTCGCTCCCGAAACACTGTCTCACCCTCTGCTACACATTCTTCGCGCTCGCCATTGTCATCAACTTGGCAAGAGATACGTGCCCAAAGAAGGTAGCGAGGTTTATACCGATCCCGATGGCCATGGCTATACCGTTCTACATCGGCACATCCTTCGCCATCGACATGTGCTTGGGAAGCGCGATACTGTATGTGTGGGGAAGGATCAACAAGGCCAAATCAGATGCATTTGGTCCCGCAGTGGCATCTGGCTTGATCTGTGGCGATGGAATATGGAGTCTGCCTCAGGGAGTGCTTGCGCTGGCTCGAGTGAAGCCACCAATATGCATGAAGTTTCTCTCAAGGAAAATGAATAACAAGGTAGACGCTTACATCGAAACCTTGTCATAG
- the LOC103972105 gene encoding large ribosomal RNA subunit accumulation protein YCED homolog 2, chloroplastic isoform X2, translating into MAKPYSSISQLLRPISTDLNTRSLCPSTRFAIRSHFHRGASLASAAAASRGNEARQHSRNRDAQAAPRAPRRLITISTSGGRWQGQWSCEYMFTLRELQLADIAEEGHDDADVFVRLTIQKHASFGFSIVGRIMTSFNRKCSCCLTSYCREIDTTFDVWVLPSSKNGKFELPEIGGNDPSVIYVKPGSEADLDSIIQDTIRLTASTKDTCSESCAKTTIIWQSTDEKKEYDRRWHRLLEIRDAM; encoded by the exons ATGGCGAAGCCATACAGCTCCATCTCACAGCTCCTCCGTCCCATCTCCACTGACCTCAACACCAGAAGTCTTTGCCCCAGCACTCGATTCGCCATCCGCTCCCACTTCCATAGAGGAGCTTCTCTAGCATCTGCAGCTGCTGCTTCCCGTGGAAACGAAGCTCGCCAG CACTCGAGGAATAGGGACGCGCAGGCGGCGCCGCGAGCACCACGGCGATTGATCACCATCTCGACGTCGGGTGGGAGGTGGCAGGGGCAGTGGAGCTGCGAGTACATGTTCACGCTCAGAGAGCTTCAGTTGGCGGACATTGCAGAAGAGGGGCACGACGACGCGGACGTCTTTGTTAGGCTTACCATTCAAAAG CATGCGAGCTTTGGCTTCTCCATTGTTGGAAGAATTATGACATCCTTCAACAGAAAATGCAGTTGCTGCTTGACATCCTATTGCAGAGAG ATCGATACCACATTTGATGTTTGGGTACTACCTTCAAGCAAGAACGGCAAGTTTGAACTTCCTGAAATTGGTGGAAACGATCCTTCG GTGATATATGTGAAACCTGGCTCGGAAGCTGATCTTGATTCAATAATCCAAGATACCATACGTTTGACAGCCTCGACAAAG GACACCTGCTCAGAATCATGTGCGAAGACTACAATCATATGGCAAT CTACTGATGAGAAGAAGGAGTATGACCGAAGGTGGCATAGGCTTCTCGAAATAAGGGATGCAATGTAG
- the LOC103972105 gene encoding large ribosomal RNA subunit accumulation protein YCED homolog 2, chloroplastic isoform X1 has protein sequence MAKPYSSISQLLRPISTDLNTRSLCPSTRFAIRSHFHRGASLASAAAASRGNEARQQHSRNRDAQAAPRAPRRLITISTSGGRWQGQWSCEYMFTLRELQLADIAEEGHDDADVFVRLTIQKHASFGFSIVGRIMTSFNRKCSCCLTSYCREIDTTFDVWVLPSSKNGKFELPEIGGNDPSVIYVKPGSEADLDSIIQDTIRLTASTKDTCSESCAKTTIIWQSTDEKKEYDRRWHRLLEIRDAM, from the exons ATGGCGAAGCCATACAGCTCCATCTCACAGCTCCTCCGTCCCATCTCCACTGACCTCAACACCAGAAGTCTTTGCCCCAGCACTCGATTCGCCATCCGCTCCCACTTCCATAGAGGAGCTTCTCTAGCATCTGCAGCTGCTGCTTCCCGTGGAAACGAAGCTCGCCAG CAGCACTCGAGGAATAGGGACGCGCAGGCGGCGCCGCGAGCACCACGGCGATTGATCACCATCTCGACGTCGGGTGGGAGGTGGCAGGGGCAGTGGAGCTGCGAGTACATGTTCACGCTCAGAGAGCTTCAGTTGGCGGACATTGCAGAAGAGGGGCACGACGACGCGGACGTCTTTGTTAGGCTTACCATTCAAAAG CATGCGAGCTTTGGCTTCTCCATTGTTGGAAGAATTATGACATCCTTCAACAGAAAATGCAGTTGCTGCTTGACATCCTATTGCAGAGAG ATCGATACCACATTTGATGTTTGGGTACTACCTTCAAGCAAGAACGGCAAGTTTGAACTTCCTGAAATTGGTGGAAACGATCCTTCG GTGATATATGTGAAACCTGGCTCGGAAGCTGATCTTGATTCAATAATCCAAGATACCATACGTTTGACAGCCTCGACAAAG GACACCTGCTCAGAATCATGTGCGAAGACTACAATCATATGGCAAT CTACTGATGAGAAGAAGGAGTATGACCGAAGGTGGCATAGGCTTCTCGAAATAAGGGATGCAATGTAG